TCTACTGTGAACCAGCAAGTTCACACGCTCTCTCTCGCCTCAGCCTTCATGCACTGTTTGTGCCTCTGAGGAAATCAACGTCAGTCATACCGGTTTGGTAGAGAATACTAAACGGTCATTGCTGTCAATGAGAGCTGCAGTGTAGATTGTGGACTATTCGATTTACATCTTAAAGCAAACAGGCATAGAAGCAAGTTGCACCAAGGATTTTGAAATGTAAGAACATCATATTCCGCTAGAGCTTCTGGGAATGTTGATGACCGAGCAAGAAGAAGTCAGCTAGCAAGCCAGAGATAGCTTATAGCTACTCTAGTTAGTTATAGTAAAGGCCAACGAGGCTGTTCGTTTAGCTGAGAGTATTGGAGATTTAGCCATGTTTAGTGTTGGCGAACATTTGCCAGCTGCAACCATTCATCAGTCATACTTGGCTAATGTTAGCcaggtagctagctacctaaataTATTTGACTACCATATCTGGGGAGGGGAGGGTTTTGTGCTGTCATTcatgctagttggctagctagctacaattgATGCCTTCTCTCACACAGCTTCCTTGGGCCAACTCGTGTGTGTCTGCTTGTACCAAGCTGTGTATGGCAATGCGGCGGGTAACGGTGCCATTGGTCGCCGGGCTGGTCGTGGTGGTGTTGTCGCTGCTGGCTGAACACTGTTGGGCGGATGGTGGGGGCCCAAGCCTTGCTGAACGAGTTATTTGGGCAGTGAACGCTGGCGGGGAAGCTCATACAGACATGCATGGCATTAATTTCAAGAAGGATCCATTGGAAGGAAAGCTTGGGAAAGGTGAGTCTATGTAGGCATGGCTGGGTCATCAAAATGGCCCTATTAGCTTGGCTAACTATTTCCTGTTAATAATAGCAAAGGTGACTGCTAAATTGAATTGAACGCTATAGGCAGCTAGTCAGATCTGTGTGAAATGAGCTACAATTGTAACCATTTGGCTAAAAGCAAGTTAAATATTTGCTTCTGCCAGAGGGTGATCATGTTGTTGTAGAGATTTGTATTTCCCATAAGAAGATATGTAAAGCTAACTCATGCATGGTTTTGACTTCCGCTATTGAAGCTATTTAACCCAATGAAGAGTCTGCATTAGTAGGGCTGTCATATTTGTTGAGCTTCTCCCTCGAAATTGAAGCACCTCATGGAAGAATAGTAAACCCAACTGTGATAATGACTGATGATATTCAGAAATGTATTTCTTTAAAAGTAATTGGAAACTAATAACATGAGCAGTTAACAGTAAAGTATAATGAGGTAAAGGATGCATTGATGAAATTTCATGTTTGATGTTGGATTATAGCAACTATGCTTAGTTCCACTGCATGTTCATTGATTTTTAAAAACACTTCATTCTGAAGGACATTTCATATTGTTTCTGACATCCATCCCACTAAAACTAAAGACCAAATGGGTCTGTCTGCAAATAGAAACCAGACAGCTAAGGAAACACTGACACTTGACACAGGTATATCGCCTCCCACTTGCCAGAACAGATACATCATGAATATTTTAACATGCCAAGCTATGGTTAGCCAGCAAGTTTGCATCTCACGTTTTTAAAAGGGCCTTATCAGCCATAAAATGCATGTGCTATTTTCCTGGTTTTCACAGTTTGTGTGCAAATACAGtacaataaataaatgtatgcaggTATCACTATACTGTTCGAGTACATGGGTAAGCAAATGGGTTTGTATTGTGTAAGCTTATGTAAGGAGTGTGTTGGGTGCATATGTGACAGAATTGCTTATAAATCGACAACGTAGTGAACAATCTACTCTGTATTTCCCTCTAGCTTCAGATTATGGAGTGCGTCTGCCCATATTGCGCTCTAGTCCCGAGGACCAGATTCTCTACCAGACAGAACGCTACAATGAGGATACTTTTGGCTATGAGGTGCCGATTCGTGAGGAAGGAGACTATATACTTGTCATGAAGTATGCAGAGGTCTACTTTGCCCAGTCTCAACAGAAGGTACGACTCAGATTCCAATCAAAtcatcaaaatatgttttctgtTTACATCTCAAAGTTATCACGCCTGTAAACATGAAGTCATAGTAATGTTATTCTAATTTGGCAGCAAATAATGTTGTTCAACTTAGATGATGTTGATAGTCTCCAAAAAAAGACAGTTTCCAACAGATGTTTTATTGCAAGGTAATTGATTACAAACTTTGACAAACTTGTGCACTTTGGACTGAGGATGTCTCATGCTATTTTCATGTTGCAAATCTGTCTGACTGAAATTATCCATTCTCTAGGTATTTGACGTGCGTCTTAATGACCATGTGGTGGTGAAAGATCTGGATATCTTTGAGCGGGTGGGTCACAGTACAGCTCATGATGAGATTGTGCCCTTCTCCATACGCCGCGGTAAGCTGAGTGTCCAGGGGGAGGTGTCCACCTTCAACGGCAAGCTCACTGTGGAGTTTGTCAAGGTGAGTTGACACAGCCAAAGTGTGTCACTGCTCAatgttttctcctctcctcctgacccattaaaaaaatatttttcagatGCATCCTCAAATTAAACAGTCAAGTACAAAATTGTCTTACCTGCACACAACTCTGAATGTATGTTTGTTTATGAttttctctgtgttactaatCTTTTTTTTTGCAAATAATGGTAGGACAGTGTTTCTCTGCATGTTCATTCGACACATGGCTTTATCTCTGCTGTGAACTGATAACCTGCCCTATGTTTTCTCAGGGTTAT
The sequence above is a segment of the Coregonus clupeaformis isolate EN_2021a chromosome 16, ASM2061545v1, whole genome shotgun sequence genome. Coding sequences within it:
- the LOC121584759 gene encoding malectin-like, giving the protein MAMRRVTVPLVAGLVVVVLSLLAEHCWADGGGPSLAERVIWAVNAGGEAHTDMHGINFKKDPLEGKLGKASDYGVRLPILRSSPEDQILYQTERYNEDTFGYEVPIREEGDYILVMKYAEVYFAQSQQKVFDVRLNDHVVVKDLDIFERVGHSTAHDEIVPFSIRRGKLSVQGEVSTFNGKLTVEFVKGYYDNPKVCALYVLKGTLDDVPKLQPHPGLEKREELEEEEDEETEAGEEGGKKSTTTAPKYRVQSGPRTPNPYAADNSSLMFPILVAFGVFIPTLFCLCRL